The genomic interval GGCGACGTTGCCCGCCGCATCGAAGGACCCGGGGCGCCAGTCGGCGAGCGAGATCGCCAACGACGGGCGACCGAGCATCAACCCTTCGATGGCGGCCGCGACCGTCCCGGAGTAGGAGACGTCCTCGCTCGCGTTTGCCCCATGGTTGATGCCGGAGACCACGAGGTCGATCTTCGCTTCCGAGAGCTCATGCATTCCCCTGCAGGCGAGCAGGACGCAATCGGTCGGCGTGCCGTCCACGACGAAGACGCGCTCCTCCAAGCGGCGCACTCGCAGGGGCCGGTGGAGCGTCAGCGCGTGGCTCGCCCCGCTCTGCTCCCGCTCGGGCGCCACGACCCAGACGTGGCCCAGGGCGGCGAGGAAACGGCGGAGGACGGCAAGCCCCTCGGCGAAGATGCCGTCGTCGTTCGTGATCAGGATGTCCATCTGGCTCTCGAGAATCCGGGGCTCGGGAAAGGGATGGTCGGGGCGACTGGATTTGAACCAGCGACCACTTGCCCCCCATGCAAGTGCGCTACCAGGCTGCGCTACGCCCCGACCGCATCTGCCGGCTCAGGCTGTGTCTGGAGCCTGATCCCCGCAAGGAAAGTATCGGCCGAGGCGGCGCGGAATGCAAGCTGTCCGTTGCGCGTCCGTCGCCCGTCTCGGATGCGGCGGGGCCGCCTAGCGCTGGGGCCGTCGCGCGGAGCTCAGGCGCGCGAGGATCTCGCTCAGCTCGCCGCGGATCTCCGCAAGCCCCTGCGCCCACGGATTGTCGGTGGAGATGACCGCCTGGATCGCCTCGGGGTCGCTCCTCCGCGAAAGCCGCAAGCGCTCCTGCGCGCCCCGGATCGTGAATCCCCTCTCGTAAAGAAGGGTCTTCACCTTCCGGAGCCGCTCGACCTCGCGGGCCGTGTACATGCGGCTGCCCGAGCGGCCCTTGCGCGGCCGGACGGTGGGGAACTGCGTCTCCCAATAACGGAGCACATGAGGCTTGAGGTCGAGCATCTCGGCGACCTCGGAGATCG from Candidatus Eisenbacteria bacterium carries:
- a CDS encoding MerR family transcriptional regulator encodes the protein MSEFEEGAGEEPESRDKTYYSISEVAEMLDLKPHVLRYWETQFPTVRPRKGRSGSRMYTAREVERLRKVKTLLYERGFTIRGAQERLRLSRRSDPEAIQAVISTDNPWAQGLAEIRGELSEILARLSSARRPQR
- the surE gene encoding 5'/3'-nucleotidase SurE, with the protein product MDILITNDDGIFAEGLAVLRRFLAALGHVWVVAPEREQSGASHALTLHRPLRVRRLEERVFVVDGTPTDCVLLACRGMHELSEAKIDLVVSGINHGANASEDVSYSGTVAAAIEGLMLGRPSLAISLADWRPGSFDAAGNVARSLIERIVSRGMPPGTLLNVNVPNLPIEEIRGYRMTRLGTRTYSGQVIRKTDPRGRPYYWIGVEDSIDEPQDGTDRHALRDGFVSITPIHLDLTDHESLPLLRDLGLPEEGGIG